In a single window of the Candidatus Methylomirabilota bacterium genome:
- a CDS encoding response regulator, giving the protein MAKKKILLIDDEEDACTVLKLVIETTTQYEALVATSGEAGLELIKTHKPDLVLLDIMMPGMDGIATLKRIKATTPDLPVAMVTAVHKEEEARKCFDLGAYEYITKPVDFEQLKTAMLVKLF; this is encoded by the coding sequence GTGGCGAAGAAGAAGATCCTGCTTATCGATGACGAGGAAGATGCCTGCACGGTGCTAAAGCTCGTTATTGAGACGACCACTCAATACGAAGCGTTGGTGGCTACCAGCGGTGAAGCCGGCCTCGAGCTCATCAAGACGCACAAGCCGGACCTGGTCCTCCTCGACATTATGATGCCAGGCATGGATGGGATTGCGACCCTGAAACGGATCAAGGCCACCACCCCGGATCTTCCGGTGGCGATGGTAACAGCAGTCCATAAGGAAGAAGAGGCGAGAAAGTGCTTTGACTTGGGGGCGTACGAGTACATCACAAAACCGGTTGATTTCGAGCAGCTGAAGACGGCAATGTTGGTTAAGCTCTTCTAG